A single genomic interval of Bacillus sp. es.036 harbors:
- a CDS encoding acyl-CoA dehydrogenase: MNFQLSEEHEMLRKMVRDFARKEVEPTAAERDEEERFDRKLFDQMAELGLTGIPWSEEYGGIGSDYLSYVIAVEELSRVCASTGVTLSAHTSLAGWPLNAFGTEEQKQKFLRPMAEGKLMGAYGLTEPGSGSDAGGMKTTAKLDGDHYILNGSKIFITNGGEAEIYIVFAQTDKEKRHKGITAFIVEKGTPGFSMGKKEKKLGIRSSPTLEIIFEDCRVPVENRLGDEGQGFKIAMKTLDGGRNGIAAQAVGIAQGALDAATAYAKERKQFGKPIGENQGIGFKLADMATKIEAARLLTYQAAWKESQGLPYGKESAMSKLYAGDISMEVTTEAVQVFGGYGYTKDYPVERYMRDAKITQIYEGTNEIQRLVISRMLMAD; encoded by the coding sequence ATGAATTTTCAACTATCAGAAGAACATGAAATGCTACGCAAAATGGTGCGTGATTTTGCGAGGAAAGAAGTCGAACCAACTGCAGCAGAGCGTGATGAAGAAGAGCGCTTTGATCGCAAGCTTTTTGATCAAATGGCGGAACTTGGCTTAACGGGCATTCCATGGTCTGAAGAGTACGGCGGCATTGGCTCAGATTATTTAAGCTACGTGATTGCAGTGGAAGAGCTTTCTCGCGTATGTGCTTCTACAGGAGTAACCTTATCCGCTCATACCTCTCTAGCTGGCTGGCCGCTAAATGCTTTTGGCACTGAAGAACAGAAGCAAAAGTTCCTCCGTCCAATGGCAGAAGGGAAGCTTATGGGTGCTTACGGCCTAACGGAGCCTGGATCAGGATCTGATGCAGGTGGGATGAAAACAACAGCGAAGCTTGATGGTGATCACTACATTTTAAATGGATCAAAGATTTTCATAACAAACGGCGGCGAAGCGGAGATTTATATCGTGTTTGCTCAAACAGATAAAGAAAAGCGTCACAAAGGAATTACGGCCTTTATCGTTGAAAAAGGAACGCCAGGTTTCTCTATGGGTAAAAAAGAGAAAAAGCTCGGCATTCGCTCCTCTCCAACGCTAGAAATCATTTTTGAAGATTGCCGTGTACCTGTTGAAAATCGTCTTGGCGACGAAGGTCAGGGCTTTAAGATCGCAATGAAGACGCTTGACGGTGGACGTAACGGGATTGCGGCTCAAGCAGTTGGCATCGCGCAGGGGGCACTAGATGCGGCTACGGCGTATGCGAAAGAGCGTAAGCAGTTTGGTAAGCCGATTGGTGAGAATCAAGGCATCGGCTTTAAGCTAGCAGATATGGCTACAAAGATTGAAGCCGCTCGACTATTAACTTACCAGGCAGCATGGAAAGAAAGTCAGGGTCTGCCGTACGGAAAAGAATCGGCGATGTCTAAGCTATATGCCGGTGATATTTCAATGGAAGTGACGACAGAAGCGGTGCAAGTCTTTGGTGGCTATGGCTATACGAAGGATTATCCAGTTGAGCGCTATATGCGTGATGCGAAAATTACGCAAATCTATGAAGGTACGAATGAAATTCAGCGTCTTGTTATTTCAAGAATGCTGATGGCTGATTAA
- the icmF gene encoding fused isobutyryl-CoA mutase/GTPase IcmF, which yields MSVVETYKPVNHVRFVTASSLFDGHDASINIMRRILQASGAEVIHLGHNRSVEEVVNAAIQEDAQGIAISSYQGGHMEYFKYMYDLLKEKGASHVKIYGGGGGVIIPKEIKELHAYGISRIFSPDDGSDLGLQGMIDHMIKECDFPTFKQIDNQIDRLHERDPQAVSSLITLAESYGGERTEETAAAAEQVFDKLKNMATDSPVLGITGTGGAGKSSLTDELVRRFINEFDDKTVAILSIDPTKQKTGGALLGDRIRMNAIHNDRVFMRSLATRKSKTELSLSIREALTVVKAAGYDLIIIETSGIGQGDAEIVEISDVSMYVMTSEFGAPSQLEKIDMIDFADLIVINKYERKGSEDALRDVKKQYQRSHMLFEQNLDQMPVYGTIASQFNDPGTNTLFKALVDTIHRKCRNDWATNIETSDIVEKLNLIIPPQRQQYLQDISGSVRRYHEYVEKQVQLARKAFQLQGTIEMLVSAEDSDETIAMLTKMKDQNTDDMHTETRKIIENWPEVKEKYSGKEFVTVIREKEIVTELTTKSLSGLDIPKVSLPKYEDWGEIVRWVLKENVPGSFPYTAGVFPFKRKGEDPKRQFAGEGTPERTNRRFHYLSENEDAKRLSTAFDSVTLYGEDPDYRPDIYGKVGESGVSICTLDDMKKLYAGFDLCAPSTSVSMTINGPAPIILAMFMNTAIQQQIQRFEEKEGRKANAEELTKIKAHTLSTVRGTVQADILKEDQGQNTCIFSTEFALRMMGDIQEYFINENVRNYYSVSISGYHIAEAGANPISQLAFTLANGFTYVEYYLSRGMDIDKFAPNLSFFFSNGLDPEYTVIGRVARRIWATVMREKYGANARSQKLKYHVQTSGRSLHAQEMDFNDIRTTLQGLMAIHDNCNSLHTNAYDEAVTTPTEESVRRAMAIQMIITKEHGLTKNENPLQGSFIIEELTDLVEEAVLSEFEKINARGGVLGAMETQYQRGKIQEESMHYEMLKHSGELPIVGVNTYKNPNPPAEEEWNMELARASKEEKEQQITNLKQFQEAHSEKTEEALNRLKRAALSKGNIFVELMETVKVASLGQITRALYEVGGKYRRNM from the coding sequence GTGAGTGTAGTTGAAACGTATAAACCGGTTAACCACGTTCGTTTTGTAACCGCTTCAAGTTTATTTGACGGTCACGATGCATCCATTAACATTATGCGTCGAATTTTGCAGGCAAGTGGAGCAGAAGTGATCCATCTTGGTCATAACCGGTCTGTTGAGGAAGTTGTCAATGCTGCGATTCAGGAAGATGCGCAGGGAATTGCGATTTCTTCCTACCAGGGCGGTCACATGGAGTATTTTAAATACATGTACGATCTTTTGAAGGAAAAGGGGGCTTCTCACGTTAAGATTTATGGTGGGGGAGGCGGCGTCATTATTCCTAAGGAAATTAAAGAACTTCACGCCTACGGAATATCACGTATTTTCTCACCTGATGATGGCAGCGATCTTGGACTTCAAGGCATGATCGACCACATGATCAAGGAATGTGATTTCCCGACATTTAAACAAATTGATAATCAGATTGATCGTTTGCATGAACGTGATCCTCAAGCTGTATCAAGTCTCATTACGCTAGCGGAAAGCTATGGAGGAGAGCGCACAGAAGAGACGGCGGCCGCTGCTGAGCAAGTGTTCGATAAGCTGAAGAATATGGCAACCGATTCACCTGTTCTTGGGATTACTGGAACCGGTGGCGCGGGGAAAAGTTCCTTAACCGATGAGCTTGTGCGACGTTTCATTAATGAATTTGATGATAAAACGGTTGCGATCCTTTCCATTGATCCGACAAAACAAAAGACTGGCGGCGCTCTGCTCGGTGACAGAATTCGTATGAACGCGATTCACAATGATCGCGTCTTTATGAGAAGCCTTGCAACTCGGAAATCAAAAACCGAGCTTTCGCTTTCGATTCGTGAAGCGCTAACAGTTGTGAAGGCGGCTGGCTATGACTTGATCATCATTGAAACGAGCGGAATCGGCCAGGGGGATGCCGAGATCGTTGAAATTTCCGATGTTTCCATGTACGTGATGACAAGTGAATTCGGTGCGCCTTCTCAGCTTGAAAAAATTGATATGATCGACTTTGCTGATTTGATTGTCATTAATAAATACGAGCGAAAAGGTTCTGAAGATGCCTTGCGTGATGTAAAGAAGCAATATCAGCGCAGTCACATGCTGTTTGAGCAAAATTTAGATCAAATGCCCGTCTATGGCACGATCGCCAGTCAATTTAATGACCCGGGAACGAATACCCTTTTTAAAGCATTGGTTGATACCATTCATCGCAAATGTCGCAATGACTGGGCAACAAACATCGAAACGAGTGATATTGTTGAAAAGCTGAATTTGATTATTCCGCCGCAGCGCCAGCAATATTTACAGGATATCTCTGGCTCCGTTCGACGCTATCATGAATATGTTGAGAAACAAGTTCAGCTTGCGCGAAAAGCGTTCCAGCTCCAAGGTACAATTGAGATGCTTGTGAGTGCGGAAGATAGCGATGAGACAATTGCCATGCTAACGAAGATGAAAGATCAAAACACGGACGACATGCATACAGAAACCCGTAAAATCATCGAGAACTGGCCTGAAGTGAAAGAAAAGTATAGCGGAAAAGAGTTTGTGACGGTGATCCGAGAGAAGGAAATCGTGACGGAGCTTACGACAAAGAGTTTGTCTGGCCTTGATATACCTAAAGTTTCTCTACCGAAATACGAGGACTGGGGAGAAATCGTTCGCTGGGTTCTAAAAGAGAACGTACCAGGCTCGTTTCCTTATACAGCGGGTGTTTTTCCGTTTAAACGAAAAGGCGAAGACCCGAAGCGTCAATTCGCAGGGGAAGGAACACCGGAGCGCACGAATCGCCGCTTTCATTACCTTTCTGAGAATGAAGACGCAAAGCGCTTAAGCACGGCCTTTGATTCCGTCACGCTATATGGAGAAGATCCAGACTATCGACCAGATATTTACGGAAAAGTTGGCGAAAGTGGCGTAAGCATTTGTACGCTTGATGATATGAAAAAGCTTTATGCAGGGTTTGATTTGTGTGCGCCTTCGACTTCGGTATCGATGACGATTAACGGCCCCGCGCCAATCATTCTTGCGATGTTTATGAACACGGCTATCCAGCAGCAAATCCAGCGCTTTGAAGAAAAAGAAGGCCGGAAAGCAAACGCCGAGGAGCTTACAAAGATTAAGGCACACACGCTGAGCACCGTTCGTGGTACGGTTCAAGCTGATATTTTAAAAGAAGATCAAGGACAGAACACGTGCATCTTTTCAACGGAATTTGCCCTTCGAATGATGGGAGATATTCAGGAATATTTTATTAACGAAAACGTGCGTAATTATTATTCTGTATCGATTTCGGGGTATCATATTGCAGAAGCTGGGGCCAATCCAATATCACAGCTGGCATTTACGCTTGCCAATGGTTTTACGTATGTGGAATACTATTTAAGCCGCGGCATGGATATCGATAAATTTGCGCCAAATCTCTCGTTCTTCTTTAGCAATGGACTGGATCCAGAGTATACGGTCATTGGAAGAGTGGCCCGCAGAATTTGGGCAACGGTGATGCGCGAGAAGTACGGCGCTAATGCGCGCAGTCAGAAGTTAAAGTATCATGTTCAAACGTCAGGTCGCTCTCTGCATGCGCAAGAGATGGACTTTAATGATATACGCACAACGCTACAAGGTTTAATGGCGATTCATGACAACTGCAACTCGCTTCACACGAATGCATACGATGAAGCGGTAACAACGCCGACAGAGGAGTCGGTTCGTCGGGCGATGGCCATTCAAATGATTATTACAAAAGAGCACGGGTTAACGAAGAACGAAAACCCGCTCCAAGGTTCGTTTATTATCGAAGAATTAACAGACCTTGTGGAAGAAGCCGTTCTTAGTGAATTTGAGAAAATCAATGCGCGCGGTGGGGTTTTAGGTGCGATGGAAACACAGTACCAGCGCGGCAAAATTCAAGAAGAGTCCATGCATTACGAGATGTTAAAGCATAGCGGCGAGCTTCCGATCGTTGGTGTAAATACGTATAAAAATCCGAATCCACCAGCAGAAGAAGAGTGGAACATGGAACTTGCGCGAGCGAGTAAAGAAGAGAAGGAACAGCAGATTACGAACTTAAAGCAGTTCCAGGAAGCGCATTCTGAAAAGACAGAAGAAGCGCTTAATCGCTTGAAGCGTGCCGCTCTTAGTAAAGGAAACATTTTTGTAGAGTTAATGGAAACCGTTAAGGTCGCGAGCCTTGGCCAAATTACAAGAGCTCTTTATGAAGTGGGCGGGAAATACCGTCGTAATATGTAG
- a CDS encoding TetR/AcrR family transcriptional regulator, with product MVKDEKLIQKRREQMIKAAVSLFKEKGFHRTTTREIARVAGFSIGTLYEYIRKKEDVLYLVCDSIYDEVRERLEEQLKPDITGIERLRQALHAFYHVMDDMQDEVLVMYQEAKSLPRETLPYVLKKELGMAEIFERLIEECVTEGKLRLTEDEIYGAAHNILVQGQMWTFRRWALHSHYSIEEYTKMQEGFLMQAIEAKNV from the coding sequence ATGGTGAAAGATGAGAAGCTGATCCAGAAACGTCGCGAGCAAATGATTAAAGCGGCGGTCTCTCTTTTCAAAGAAAAAGGGTTTCATCGGACAACAACGAGAGAGATCGCTCGTGTCGCCGGGTTTAGCATTGGGACGCTTTATGAATACATTCGAAAAAAAGAAGATGTGCTGTATCTTGTTTGCGACAGTATCTACGATGAAGTGCGCGAGAGGCTCGAAGAACAGCTGAAGCCAGATATAACGGGGATTGAGCGGCTGAGGCAGGCCCTTCATGCATTTTATCATGTCATGGATGATATGCAGGATGAAGTGCTTGTCATGTACCAGGAAGCAAAATCGCTCCCGCGGGAGACGCTTCCCTACGTATTAAAAAAGGAACTCGGTATGGCCGAAATTTTTGAGCGACTGATTGAAGAGTGCGTGACGGAAGGGAAGCTACGCCTGACAGAAGACGAGATCTACGGCGCTGCGCATAACATTCTTGTGCAGGGGCAGATGTGGACCTTTAGGCGTTGGGCGCTGCATTCACATTATTCAATTGAAGAATACACCAAAATGCAAGAAGGATTTTTGATGCAGGCGATCGAAGCCAAAAACGTATAG
- the rpoE gene encoding DNA-directed RNA polymerase subunit delta: MSSVKQLSAEDIQETSMIDIMYFILQDEKKPVSFYKLMDQIGKMKGLSSSQLQEMLAEVYTNLNTDGRFVTLGDNQWGLKGWYPVEQSQEELATTIKPKKRKKSGDDLGFDEDDEDDLEDLEVDDLDDFDDDDFDDDTEDLDDEDLDDEDDDDVEDDEEEKK, encoded by the coding sequence GTGAGTAGCGTAAAACAGCTGTCTGCTGAAGACATTCAAGAAACATCCATGATTGATATTATGTATTTCATCCTGCAGGACGAGAAGAAACCCGTTTCTTTCTATAAACTGATGGACCAGATTGGAAAGATGAAAGGTTTATCTTCCTCACAGCTTCAGGAAATGCTTGCAGAAGTTTATACAAACCTGAACACGGATGGTCGATTTGTAACGCTTGGAGACAACCAGTGGGGTCTAAAAGGCTGGTACCCAGTTGAGCAATCACAAGAAGAGCTAGCAACAACAATCAAGCCTAAGAAACGCAAGAAGTCTGGAGATGACCTTGGTTTCGATGAAGATGATGAAGACGATCTTGAAGATCTTGAAGTTGATGACCTTGACGATTTTGATGACGACGACTTCGATGATGATACAGAAGATTTGGATGATGAAGACCTAGATGATGAAGATGACGACGACGTGGAAGACGACGAAGAAGAAAAGAAATAA
- a CDS encoding CTP synthase, whose product MTAKHKKYIFVTGGVVSSLGKGITAASLGRLLKNRGVSVTIQKFDPYINVDPGTMSPYQHGEVFVTDDGAETDLDLGHYERFIDINLSKYSNVTTGKVYSTVLRKERRGDYLGGTVQVIPHITNEIKERIFRAGNETNADVVITEIGGTVGDIESLPFLEAIRQIKSDIGKENVMYIHCTLLPYLKAAGEMKTKPTQHSVKELRSLGIQPNVIVVRAEQPVPQEMKDKIALFCDIDEHAVIEAQDADTLYKVPLALQEQKLDEITCQHLKLNCQEADMDEWNALVDKVQNLSRKTKIALVGKYVALQDAYISVVESLKHAGYAFDADIDIKWVNSEAVTQENVKELLSDVDGILVPGGFGDRGIEGKITAIQYARENKVPFLGICLGMQLASVEFARNVLNLEGAHSAEIKPTTKYPVIDLLPEQKDVEDLGGTLRLGLYPCKLTEGTKAYAAYNDEVVYERHRHRYEFSNQYRAQMEEAGFIFSGTSPDGRLVEVVEVKDHPWFVASQFHPEFTSRPTRPQPLFKEFIGASMANN is encoded by the coding sequence ATGACAGCAAAACATAAGAAGTACATCTTTGTAACAGGCGGTGTTGTTTCGTCACTTGGTAAAGGAATCACAGCAGCTTCACTAGGACGACTTTTGAAAAACCGTGGTGTGAGTGTAACGATTCAAAAATTCGATCCATACATTAACGTTGACCCGGGGACAATGAGTCCTTATCAACACGGAGAGGTATTTGTGACGGATGATGGCGCTGAAACAGACCTTGACCTTGGTCACTATGAGCGCTTCATCGATATCAACCTTTCGAAATACTCGAACGTAACGACAGGTAAAGTCTACTCAACTGTTCTTCGTAAAGAGCGTCGCGGTGACTACCTTGGTGGTACGGTTCAGGTTATTCCACACATCACGAATGAAATCAAAGAGCGTATTTTCCGTGCTGGAAATGAAACAAACGCTGATGTCGTGATTACGGAAATCGGTGGAACAGTTGGAGACATCGAAAGTCTTCCATTCCTTGAAGCAATCCGTCAAATTAAGAGTGATATTGGTAAGGAAAATGTGATGTACATTCACTGTACGCTACTTCCTTATTTAAAAGCTGCAGGTGAAATGAAAACAAAGCCAACACAGCATAGTGTAAAGGAACTTCGTAGTCTTGGCATTCAGCCAAATGTGATCGTTGTTCGTGCTGAGCAGCCGGTTCCTCAAGAAATGAAAGACAAGATTGCTTTGTTCTGTGACATCGATGAGCATGCCGTGATCGAAGCACAGGATGCTGACACGCTTTACAAAGTACCTCTAGCTCTTCAAGAACAGAAGCTTGACGAAATTACTTGTCAGCACCTGAAGCTAAACTGTCAGGAAGCGGACATGGATGAGTGGAACGCACTTGTAGATAAGGTTCAAAACCTTTCTAGAAAAACGAAAATCGCCCTCGTTGGTAAATATGTAGCGCTTCAAGATGCTTATATTTCAGTTGTGGAATCTCTAAAGCATGCTGGCTATGCGTTTGACGCAGACATTGATATTAAGTGGGTAAACTCTGAAGCAGTGACACAAGAGAATGTAAAAGAGCTTCTTTCTGATGTCGATGGTATCCTTGTTCCTGGTGGTTTCGGTGATCGCGGAATCGAAGGAAAGATCACGGCGATTCAGTATGCGCGTGAAAACAAAGTACCTTTCTTAGGTATCTGTCTTGGTATGCAGCTTGCTTCTGTTGAATTTGCTCGCAACGTTCTAAACCTAGAAGGTGCGCATTCAGCCGAAATTAAGCCAACAACGAAATACCCTGTCATTGATCTTCTACCTGAACAAAAAGATGTGGAGGACCTTGGTGGTACGCTTCGTCTTGGTCTTTACCCTTGTAAGCTAACAGAAGGTACAAAGGCTTATGCTGCTTACAATGACGAAGTCGTCTATGAGCGTCATCGTCACCGCTATGAGTTCAGCAACCAGTATCGTGCGCAAATGGAAGAGGCAGGATTCATTTTCTCTGGTACGAGCCCTGATGGCCGTCTCGTTGAAGTCGTTGAAGTGAAAGATCACCCGTGGTTTGTCGCTTCACAATTCCATCCAGAATTCACGTCTCGTCCAACACGTCCACAGCCGTTATTCAAAGAATTTATCGGCGCTTCAATGGCGAATAACTAA
- a CDS encoding 3-hydroxybutyryl-CoA dehydrogenase: MEIKTIMVIGAGQMGSGIAQVCAASGYTVYLNDLKQEFIDRGLAGIEKNLSKQVSKERITQNDMNGTMERLRATTDLQDAKHVDIVIEAAVENMEVKGNLFARLDEIAEKHTILATNTSSLPITEIAASTKRPEKVIGMHFMNPVPVMKLVEIIRGLATTDESYQAVEKLAVDLGKTAVEVNDFPGFVSNRILMPMINEAIYTVYEGVASPEDIDSVMKLGMNHPMGPLTLADFIGLDTCLYIMETLQEGFGDDKYRPCPLLRKYVKAGWLGRKTGRGFYQYQD; the protein is encoded by the coding sequence ATGGAAATCAAAACAATTATGGTGATTGGTGCAGGACAAATGGGGTCAGGGATTGCGCAGGTGTGTGCAGCTTCTGGCTATACCGTGTATTTAAATGATTTAAAGCAGGAATTTATTGATAGAGGACTCGCAGGAATTGAGAAAAACCTATCGAAGCAAGTTTCCAAAGAGCGAATCACGCAGAACGATATGAATGGAACGATGGAGCGGTTGAGAGCAACGACAGATCTGCAGGATGCAAAGCATGTTGATATCGTCATTGAAGCCGCAGTTGAAAACATGGAAGTAAAGGGAAACCTTTTTGCACGCCTGGATGAAATTGCCGAGAAACATACAATCCTTGCGACAAATACATCTTCCCTTCCAATTACGGAAATTGCGGCGTCAACAAAGCGCCCTGAGAAAGTGATTGGCATGCACTTTATGAACCCGGTACCTGTCATGAAGCTTGTTGAAATTATTCGGGGCTTAGCGACCACGGATGAAAGTTATCAAGCGGTTGAAAAGCTGGCAGTGGATCTTGGAAAAACAGCGGTGGAAGTAAATGATTTCCCTGGATTTGTTTCGAATCGAATTTTGATGCCAATGATCAACGAAGCGATCTATACCGTTTATGAAGGTGTGGCGTCTCCTGAAGATATCGACAGCGTAATGAAGCTCGGCATGAATCATCCGATGGGACCGCTTACACTCGCTGATTTTATTGGGCTTGATACGTGTTTGTATATTATGGAAACGCTTCAAGAAGGATTTGGTGATGACAAATACCGCCCATGTCCGCTACTACGAAAGTATGTAAAAGCCGGCTGGCTCGGACGTAAGACAGGAAGAGGCTTCTACCAATACCAGGATTAA
- the meaB gene encoding methylmalonyl Co-A mutase-associated GTPase MeaB: MHPLAERLSKKDERALAKAISLVENDAEDKLELLKDIHPMTGRAHYIGMTGSPGAGKSSLVNRLITYLRKQNFTVGVVAVDPTSPFSGGALLGDRVRMAEHFTDQGVFIRSMGTRGSLGGLSRTTKETVRLMDAFGFDVILIETVGVGQSELDIMKIADTIAVVLNPGSGDVVQVFKAGIMEIADLFVVNKADLPGVPKLLAELESMLDLVKHDAPWRPPIVKAISVQNLGLEKVWKRMQEHFEYSKASGERDARRKTSLEREVMEVVHAEMMKKLMEYEETEKGWVEEVTSGSIDPYSAAVKLLQNYMDGSLERKGMGR; this comes from the coding sequence ATGCATCCACTCGCAGAACGACTTTCAAAAAAGGATGAGCGAGCGCTCGCTAAAGCCATTAGTCTTGTCGAAAATGATGCTGAGGATAAATTAGAATTGCTGAAGGATATTCATCCGATGACAGGGCGGGCCCACTATATTGGCATGACTGGGTCACCTGGCGCCGGAAAAAGTTCACTCGTGAATCGTCTGATTACGTACTTAAGAAAACAAAACTTTACCGTTGGCGTTGTCGCTGTTGACCCGACGAGTCCGTTTAGCGGTGGGGCTCTTCTTGGCGATCGGGTTCGGATGGCGGAGCATTTTACAGATCAAGGCGTATTTATTCGGAGTATGGGAACAAGAGGAAGCCTTGGAGGACTATCGCGAACGACGAAAGAAACCGTTCGTTTGATGGATGCGTTTGGATTTGATGTTATTTTGATTGAAACGGTCGGGGTTGGGCAATCGGAGCTCGACATTATGAAAATCGCGGATACGATTGCGGTCGTTTTAAATCCGGGTAGCGGAGATGTCGTGCAAGTCTTTAAGGCTGGCATCATGGAAATTGCAGATCTCTTTGTCGTGAATAAAGCGGATTTACCAGGCGTTCCGAAGCTTCTTGCCGAGCTTGAAAGTATGCTCGATCTTGTGAAGCATGATGCACCGTGGCGCCCGCCAATTGTAAAGGCGATCTCTGTTCAGAATCTAGGTCTTGAAAAAGTGTGGAAACGAATGCAGGAACACTTTGAATACAGCAAAGCTTCCGGTGAGCGTGATGCTCGGCGTAAAACGTCCCTTGAGCGTGAAGTGATGGAAGTAGTGCATGCTGAAATGATGAAAAAGCTTATGGAATATGAAGAAACGGAGAAAGGCTGGGTCGAGGAAGTGACAAGTGGTTCCATTGACCCTTACTCAGCTGCTGTAAAGCTGCTTCAGAATTACATGGACGGCAGTCTTGAGAGGAAGGGGATGGGAAGGTGA
- a CDS encoding acyl-CoA dehydrogenase, giving the protein MELVFTEEQKMMQKMVRDFAEKEIAPIVEEMEETDRFPREVIKRMGELGLMGIPIPEAYGGAEMDYTSYIIAIHELSKVSATVGVILSVHTSVGTLPILAFGTEEQKKRYIPKLATGEYLGAFALTEPSSGSDASSMKTRAVKDGDHYILNGSKIFITNGGEADTYVAFARTNPDEKGSKGVTAFIIERDMPGFSVGKKEKKMGLNGSNTVEIIFEDCRVPVENRLGEEGQGFKIAMANLESGRIGIAAQSLGIAEAALNYATAYAKERHQFGKPIGQHQGLGFKLADMATEVEAAKLLTYRAADLKNHGTPCMQEVSMAKLFASKAAVKASIEAVQVYGGYGYTKDYPVERLFRDAKVCEIYEGTSEIQKIVISRNLMK; this is encoded by the coding sequence ATGGAGCTTGTATTTACGGAAGAGCAGAAGATGATGCAGAAAATGGTGCGGGACTTTGCGGAAAAAGAAATCGCCCCAATCGTTGAGGAAATGGAAGAGACGGATCGCTTTCCACGCGAAGTGATCAAACGAATGGGCGAGCTCGGTTTAATGGGCATCCCGATTCCAGAAGCATACGGCGGAGCGGAAATGGACTATACCTCTTATATTATTGCGATTCATGAGCTCTCAAAAGTAAGTGCCACGGTTGGCGTGATTCTATCTGTTCATACGTCCGTTGGGACACTGCCGATACTAGCGTTTGGAACAGAAGAACAGAAAAAACGCTACATTCCAAAGCTAGCGACTGGTGAATACCTTGGTGCGTTCGCACTGACGGAACCGAGTTCAGGTTCAGACGCAAGTAGCATGAAAACACGCGCTGTAAAAGACGGAGATCATTACATTTTGAACGGCTCGAAAATCTTCATTACAAACGGTGGCGAAGCAGATACGTACGTCGCCTTCGCTAGAACGAATCCGGATGAAAAAGGAAGCAAAGGCGTGACTGCTTTTATTATTGAGCGTGATATGCCTGGATTTAGCGTCGGAAAGAAAGAAAAGAAAATGGGTCTAAACGGCTCAAATACTGTTGAGATCATTTTCGAAGATTGCCGTGTCCCTGTTGAAAATCGTCTTGGCGAAGAAGGGCAGGGCTTTAAAATTGCGATGGCGAATCTTGAAAGCGGTCGCATTGGAATTGCTGCTCAGTCACTAGGTATTGCAGAAGCAGCGCTGAACTATGCAACGGCTTACGCGAAAGAGCGTCATCAGTTTGGGAAGCCGATTGGGCAGCATCAGGGGCTTGGGTTCAAGCTTGCAGATATGGCAACAGAAGTAGAGGCGGCAAAACTCCTAACCTATCGTGCGGCTGACCTGAAAAACCACGGGACCCCTTGCATGCAGGAAGTCTCGATGGCGAAGCTCTTTGCATCGAAAGCGGCCGTGAAAGCTTCGATTGAAGCAGTTCAAGTTTACGGAGGATACGGCTACACGAAAGATTATCCGGTAGAACGCCTCTTCCGCGATGCAAAAGTATGCGAAATCTATGAAGGAACGAGCGAAATCCAGAAGATCGTGATTAGTCGCAACCTGATGAAATAA